The Snodgrassella alvi wkB2 genome window below encodes:
- a CDS encoding (2Fe-2S) ferredoxin domain-containing protein, producing the protein MSYYAKHLFVCTNRRDNPCRQSCGDDDVGADAVDYLKGHAKDMGLMGVGKLRISSAGCLGRCDEGPVMVLYPQGRWYTYVDESDLQEILDEELANDRVVTRLLMDKHESNE; encoded by the coding sequence GTGAGTTATTATGCTAAACATCTTTTTGTCTGCACCAATCGCCGAGATAATCCGTGTCGCCAGAGCTGTGGAGACGATGATGTTGGTGCAGATGCAGTTGATTATCTCAAAGGCCATGCTAAGGACATGGGGCTGATGGGAGTAGGTAAGCTGCGTATCAGCAGTGCCGGCTGTCTTGGCCGGTGTGATGAAGGGCCGGTTATGGTGCTTTATCCGCAGGGGCGCTGGTATACCTATGTAGACGAAAGTGACCTACAGGAAATATTGGATGAAGAACTGGCAAACGATCGTGTTGTTACACGATTGTTAATGGATAAACATGAAAGTAATGAGTAA